From a region of the Pukyongiella litopenaei genome:
- a CDS encoding alkaline phosphatase D family protein produces the protein MTKILRPSRRAILAGGTAFAAGLAMPAISRAAQRPVFSHGVQSGDVTAQSGMIWTRTDRPARVAMEVSTTESFADAVALAPMDTLPASDLAVKRLVTGLPSDQDIFYRFTATDLTDTNAVSDPVVGRFRTAPAARRNVRFAWSGDTAGQGWGIDDDGMRTYATMALHQPDFFIHSGDTIYADGPMQDEVEKDGAVIWKNAVLIDEKRKVAESLDEFRGQWKYNMMDEHVRALNALCPTFFQWDDHEVVNNWSAAKDLTADDRYTEKSVHVLAAHAARAFHEMTPISYTPSEPGRVYRKIAYGPMLDVFFLDLRSYRGPNGASMQDEITAESQILGARQLAWLKRELAGSTATWKVIASDMPVGLVVPDGDRIEGVANGDGGAPLGRELEIADLLRFVKTARIRNTVWFTADVHYTAAHYYDPNKAQFQDFDPFWEFVSGPLHAGTFGPNRLDGTFGPEVRFVKAPTEEQGVNLPPSMGLQFFGLVDIDGTTRQMTVRLMDRGNMELWKTTLDPDIAAL, from the coding sequence ATGACCAAGATCCTCCGCCCTTCGCGCCGCGCCATCCTGGCCGGCGGCACCGCCTTTGCCGCCGGGCTCGCCATGCCGGCGATCAGCCGCGCCGCCCAGCGCCCCGTTTTCAGCCACGGCGTTCAATCCGGTGACGTGACCGCGCAGTCGGGCATGATCTGGACCCGGACCGATCGCCCCGCCCGCGTCGCGATGGAGGTCTCCACCACCGAGAGCTTTGCCGACGCGGTCGCGCTGGCGCCGATGGATACGTTGCCGGCCAGCGACCTGGCCGTGAAACGGCTGGTGACCGGCCTGCCCAGCGATCAGGACATCTTCTATCGTTTCACCGCCACAGACCTCACCGATACCAACGCCGTCAGCGACCCGGTTGTCGGACGGTTCCGTACCGCGCCCGCCGCGCGCCGGAATGTTCGCTTTGCCTGGTCCGGCGACACCGCCGGTCAGGGCTGGGGCATCGACGACGACGGCATGCGCACCTATGCCACCATGGCCCTGCACCAGCCCGATTTCTTCATCCACTCGGGCGATACCATCTATGCCGACGGCCCGATGCAGGACGAGGTCGAAAAGGACGGCGCGGTGATCTGGAAGAACGCGGTGCTGATCGACGAGAAACGCAAGGTCGCCGAGAGCCTCGACGAGTTTCGCGGCCAGTGGAAATATAACATGATGGACGAACATGTGCGCGCGCTGAACGCGCTGTGTCCGACCTTCTTCCAGTGGGACGACCACGAGGTGGTCAACAACTGGTCGGCCGCCAAGGACCTGACCGCCGACGACCGCTATACGGAGAAATCGGTGCATGTGCTGGCCGCCCATGCCGCCCGCGCGTTCCATGAAATGACCCCGATCAGCTATACCCCGAGCGAACCGGGCCGCGTCTATCGCAAGATCGCCTATGGCCCGATGCTGGACGTGTTCTTTCTCGATCTGCGCAGCTATCGCGGCCCCAACGGCGCCTCGATGCAGGACGAAATCACCGCCGAGAGCCAGATCCTGGGGGCACGGCAGCTGGCCTGGCTCAAGCGTGAACTGGCCGGTTCGACCGCGACCTGGAAGGTGATCGCCTCGGACATGCCGGTGGGGCTGGTGGTGCCCGATGGCGACCGGATCGAGGGCGTGGCAAACGGCGATGGCGGCGCGCCGCTGGGCCGGGAACTGGAAATCGCCGACCTGCTGCGGTTCGTCAAGACGGCGCGGATCAGGAACACCGTGTGGTTCACCGCCGACGTGCACTACACGGCCGCCCATTACTATGACCCGAACAAGGCGCAGTTCCAGGATTTCGACCCGTTCTGGGAATTCGTTTCGGGGCCGCTGCATGCGGGCACTTTCGGGCCGAACCGGCTCGACGGCACCTTTGGCCCCGAGGTCAGGTTCGTGAAGGCCCCGACCGAAGAGCAGGGTGTGAACCTGCCGCCCTCGATGGGGCTGCAGTTCTTTGGACTGGTCGATATCGACGGCACCACCCGGCAGATGACCGTGCGGCTGATGGACCGGGGCAACATGGAACTGTGGAAGACCACGCTCGACCCGGATATCGCGGCGCTCTGA
- a CDS encoding histone deacetylase family protein — MGTALITHEACLGHVTPEGHPEQVARLEHVLAALEPLELLRRAAVPASEDDILLVHPAAYLARLRAAAPEAGYHRIDGDTWLSPGTVAAACRAAGSAVQAVDMVLAGEAGNVFCAVRPPGHHAERQTAMGFCLFGNAAIAARHALERHGLSRVAVVDFDVHHGNGTQDLLWDEPRALVITSQQWPLWPGSGAASERGGHDNVLNLPLEPHSGGAEMRAAWGDLALPRLRDFAPELIVISAGFDAHADDPLAELNWRTDDFRWVTRQICAVAAECCSGRVVSTLEGGYDLNALARATRAHVEELMRAAG, encoded by the coding sequence ATGGGAACGGCGCTGATCACCCACGAGGCCTGTCTGGGTCATGTGACGCCCGAGGGGCATCCCGAGCAGGTGGCGCGGCTGGAGCATGTGCTGGCCGCGCTGGAGCCGCTGGAGCTGTTGCGGCGCGCGGCGGTGCCGGCCAGCGAGGACGACATCCTGCTGGTGCATCCGGCCGCATATCTCGCCAGGTTGCGCGCGGCGGCGCCGGAGGCGGGGTATCACCGCATCGACGGCGATACCTGGTTGTCGCCGGGAACGGTTGCGGCCGCCTGTCGCGCGGCCGGCTCGGCGGTGCAGGCGGTGGACATGGTTCTGGCCGGCGAGGCGGGCAACGTGTTCTGCGCCGTCCGCCCGCCCGGGCACCACGCCGAACGGCAGACGGCGATGGGGTTCTGCCTGTTCGGCAACGCGGCGATCGCGGCGAGACATGCGCTGGAGCGGCACGGCCTGTCCCGGGTCGCGGTGGTGGATTTCGACGTGCATCACGGCAACGGGACCCAGGACCTGCTGTGGGACGAACCGCGTGCGCTGGTGATCACCTCGCAGCAATGGCCGCTCTGGCCCGGCAGCGGCGCCGCGTCGGAACGCGGCGGCCATGACAATGTGCTGAACCTGCCGCTGGAGCCGCATTCCGGCGGGGCGGAGATGCGGGCTGCGTGGGGCGACCTGGCGCTGCCGCGCCTGCGCGACTTTGCCCCCGAACTGATCGTGATATCCGCCGGATTCGATGCCCATGCGGATGATCCGCTGGCGGAACTCAACTGGCGGACCGACGATTTCCGCTGGGTGACCCGGCAGATCTGCGCGGTTGCGGCCGAATGCTGCAGCGGCCGCGTGGTCTCGACTCTGGAAGGCGGCTATGATCTGAACGCGCTGGCGCGGGCGACGCGCGCGCATGTCGAAGAACTGATGAGGGCCGCGGGATGA
- the cobO gene encoding cob(I)yrinic acid a,c-diamide adenosyltransferase: MTDTDDHKAKMQKLQEKHRARVAGASDPGRGLVLVHTGEGKGKSSSAFGVVIRALGWKKTVGVVQFIKGSWITGERQFFQRHGGVDWHTMGEGFTWDTQDRDRDIAAANAAFDKARAMMESGDYDLIVLDEINIALRYDYLSADQVLDGLKARSDRTGVILTGRDAPDAICAYADLVTEMTEVKHPFKAGIKAQRGVDF, translated from the coding sequence ATGACCGATACGGATGATCACAAGGCGAAGATGCAGAAACTGCAGGAAAAACACCGCGCCCGCGTTGCCGGGGCAAGCGATCCGGGCCGCGGGCTGGTGCTGGTGCATACCGGCGAGGGCAAGGGCAAGTCGTCCTCGGCCTTCGGCGTGGTCATCCGGGCGCTGGGCTGGAAAAAGACGGTCGGCGTGGTGCAGTTCATCAAGGGCAGCTGGATCACCGGCGAGCGGCAGTTCTTCCAGCGTCACGGCGGTGTCGACTGGCACACGATGGGCGAGGGGTTCACCTGGGACACGCAGGATCGCGACCGCGATATCGCCGCCGCCAACGCCGCCTTTGACAAGGCCCGCGCCATGATGGAAAGCGGCGACTACGACCTGATCGTGCTCGACGAGATCAACATCGCGCTGCGCTATGACTACCTGTCGGCGGACCAGGTCCTGGACGGGCTGAAGGCGCGGTCGGACCGCACCGGGGTGATCCTGACCGGCCGCGACGCCCCCGACGCGATCTGCGCCTATGCCGATCTGGTGACCGAGATGACCGAGGTGAAACACCCCTTCAAGGCGGGTATCAAAGCCCAGCGCGGGGTGGATTTCTGA
- a CDS encoding MarR family winged helix-turn-helix transcriptional regulator: protein MADGQGGKAHSGESLLFLTDEQLRQGIEAMFFAYRGFTADPDRILAGMAYGRAHHRAIHFINRVPGTTVNNLLSILGVTKQSLNRVLRTLIADGLVESRVGTQDKRERHLYLTDAGETLEARLSDAQRTRMRAAYRSAGPEAVAGFRRVLEAMMDADMRRAYGRLRDGAS, encoded by the coding sequence ATGGCGGACGGGCAGGGTGGCAAGGCGCATAGCGGCGAAAGCCTGCTGTTTCTCACCGATGAACAGCTGCGGCAGGGCATCGAGGCGATGTTCTTTGCCTATCGCGGATTTACCGCCGATCCCGACCGCATCCTGGCCGGCATGGCCTATGGCCGGGCCCATCACCGGGCGATCCATTTCATCAACCGGGTGCCGGGAACCACGGTCAACAACCTGCTGTCGATCCTCGGGGTGACCAAGCAGTCGCTGAACCGGGTTCTGCGGACGCTGATCGCCGACGGGCTGGTGGAAAGCCGCGTCGGCACCCAGGACAAGCGGGAACGCCATCTCTACCTGACTGACGCCGGCGAGACGCTGGAGGCGCGGCTGTCCGATGCCCAGCGGACCCGGATGCGCGCCGCCTATCGCAGCGCCGGCCCCGAGGCGGTGGCCGGGTTTCGCCGGGTGCTCGAGGCGATGATGGATGCGGATATGCGCCGGGCCTATGGCCGGCTCCGGGATGGCGCGTCATGA
- a CDS encoding exodeoxyribonuclease VII small subunit, with product MTDRPVEEMSFEEAMKDLEAVVDQLERGDVALDASIALYERGAALKARCEDELKRAEEKVAAITLDANGVPAGTKPVEGL from the coding sequence ATGACGGATAGACCGGTCGAAGAGATGAGCTTCGAGGAAGCGATGAAGGACCTTGAGGCGGTGGTTGACCAACTGGAACGCGGCGACGTGGCGCTGGATGCCTCGATCGCGCTCTATGAACGCGGCGCGGCGCTGAAGGCGCGCTGCGAGGATGAGCTCAAGCGCGCCGAGGAAAAGGTGGCCGCGATCACGCTGGATGCCAACGGCGTTCCGGCCGGGACGAAGCCGGTCGAGGGGCTTTGA
- a CDS encoding LolA family protein, translating into MKRFAALIVALLVAAPAFAADKLPLSAISTYLNGLTTAQANFVQYNDDGSRSTGTLWIHRPGRMRFEYDPPNSAVVIAGGNAVLVHDPKSNQPPETYPLKRTPLSVILARRVDLGRAGMVVGYGHDGTHTVVRAQDPENPDYGFIDLKFAANPVRLDRWTIQDSSGARTTVVLGKMATGMKLGASLFSTQGGGGRPNR; encoded by the coding sequence ATGAAACGATTTGCCGCCCTCATCGTCGCGCTTCTCGTCGCGGCGCCCGCCTTCGCCGCCGACAAGCTGCCGCTGTCGGCCATTTCGACCTATCTCAACGGGCTGACGACCGCGCAGGCGAATTTCGTGCAGTATAACGATGACGGATCGCGGTCGACCGGCACCCTGTGGATCCACCGGCCGGGCCGGATGCGGTTCGAATACGATCCGCCCAACAGCGCGGTCGTCATCGCCGGCGGCAACGCGGTGCTGGTGCATGACCCGAAATCGAACCAGCCGCCCGAGACCTACCCGCTCAAGCGGACGCCGCTGTCGGTGATCCTGGCGCGCAGGGTCGATCTGGGCCGCGCCGGGATGGTGGTCGGCTACGGCCATGACGGCACCCATACGGTGGTGCGGGCGCAGGACCCGGAGAACCCCGACTACGGCTTCATCGACCTGAAATTCGCCGCCAACCCGGTGCGCCTGGACCGCTGGACGATCCAGGATAGCAGCGGCGCCCGCACCACCGTGGTGCTGGGCAAGATGGCGACCGGCATGAAGCTCGGGGCCTCGCTGTTCTCGACCCAGGGCGGCGGCGGGCGACCGAACCGCTAG
- a CDS encoding DMT family transporter: MSQQLTSHRPGLAIGLKIIAIFLFTVMSALVKSTSDTVPASEAVFFRSFFAIPVILVWLALRGDLPGGLRARNPMLHVTRGVIGTTAMGLTFAGLGMLPLPEVTAIGYATPIFTLILAALMLGERIRMVRISAVALGLLGVLIMLWPRLGGGADMRDTATLGALCILAATIIRALVQIHIRRMVQSENTAAIVFWFSATASVLSLMTAPFGWVWPDPETAALLVAAGLVGGGAQILVTASYRFGPASMLAPCDYSSMLFAIMIGWAWFGELPTWAMLVGATLVIAGNIVVIWRERALGLERARARAVSDPKS; the protein is encoded by the coding sequence ATGTCGCAGCAGCTCACCTCGCACCGTCCGGGCCTTGCCATCGGGCTGAAGATCATCGCGATCTTTCTCTTCACGGTGATGTCGGCGCTGGTCAAATCGACCTCGGACACGGTGCCGGCCAGCGAGGCGGTGTTCTTCCGCTCGTTCTTTGCGATCCCGGTGATCCTGGTGTGGCTCGCGCTGCGGGGCGACCTGCCCGGCGGCCTGCGGGCGCGCAACCCGATGCTGCATGTGACGCGGGGGGTGATCGGAACCACCGCGATGGGACTGACCTTTGCCGGGCTGGGGATGCTGCCGCTGCCCGAGGTGACCGCGATCGGCTATGCCACGCCGATCTTCACCCTGATCCTCGCCGCGCTGATGCTGGGCGAACGGATCCGGATGGTGCGCATATCGGCGGTGGCGCTGGGCCTGCTGGGCGTTCTGATCATGCTCTGGCCGCGGCTGGGCGGCGGCGCGGACATGCGTGATACGGCGACGCTGGGCGCGCTCTGTATCCTGGCGGCCACGATCATCCGGGCGCTGGTGCAGATCCATATCCGCCGCATGGTGCAGAGCGAAAACACGGCCGCCATCGTGTTCTGGTTCTCGGCCACCGCCAGCGTCCTGTCGCTGATGACCGCGCCGTTCGGTTGGGTGTGGCCCGACCCGGAAACCGCGGCGCTGCTGGTCGCCGCGGGCCTGGTCGGCGGCGGGGCGCAGATACTGGTCACGGCATCCTACCGGTTCGGTCCGGCGTCGATGCTGGCCCCCTGCGACTACAGTTCGATGCTGTTCGCGATCATGATCGGCTGGGCCTGGTTCGGCGAGTTGCCCACCTGGGCGATGCTGGTGGGGGCCACGCTCGTGATCGCGGGCAATATCGTGGTGATCTGGCGCGAACGCGCGCTCGGGCTCGAACGCGCCCGTGCCCGCGCGGTAAGCGACCCGAAAAGCTGA
- a CDS encoding branched-chain amino acid aminotransferase yields MSGYDDRDGKIWLDGKLIEWRDANVHILTHAMHYASSVFEGERAYGGKIFKSREHSERLIASATQLDMPLPWSVDEIEAAKAETLAASGLEDAYVRAVAWRGSGEDMGVASSRNPVRMAIAVWPWGAYYGDAKMQGARLDIAKWKRPSPETIPVHAKAAGLYMICTMSKHAAEAKGCSDALFMDYRGYVAEATGANIFFVKDGEVHTPKPDCFLDGITRRTVIGLLRDRQIKVHERHIMPEELEAFEQCWLTGTAAEVTPVGQIGDHTFVVGDLTREIAAAYEKLVRE; encoded by the coding sequence ATGTCGGGATATGACGACCGCGACGGCAAGATCTGGTTGGACGGCAAGCTTATCGAATGGCGGGACGCCAACGTGCATATCCTGACCCATGCCATGCATTATGCCAGTTCCGTCTTCGAAGGCGAACGCGCCTATGGCGGCAAGATCTTCAAGAGCCGCGAACATTCCGAACGGCTGATCGCCTCGGCCACGCAGCTCGACATGCCGCTGCCCTGGTCCGTGGACGAGATCGAGGCCGCCAAGGCCGAAACGCTCGCCGCCTCGGGGCTCGAGGATGCCTATGTCCGCGCGGTGGCCTGGCGCGGGTCGGGCGAGGACATGGGTGTCGCCTCGTCGCGCAACCCGGTGCGCATGGCGATCGCCGTGTGGCCGTGGGGCGCCTATTACGGCGACGCCAAGATGCAGGGCGCCAGGCTCGACATCGCCAAGTGGAAACGCCCCAGCCCGGAAACCATCCCGGTCCATGCCAAGGCCGCCGGGCTCTACATGATCTGCACCATGTCCAAGCACGCCGCCGAGGCCAAGGGCTGTTCGGACGCGCTGTTCATGGATTACCGGGGCTACGTCGCCGAGGCGACCGGCGCCAACATCTTCTTTGTCAAGGACGGCGAGGTGCACACGCCAAAACCCGATTGCTTCCTCGACGGCATCACCCGGCGGACCGTGATCGGGCTGCTCAGGGACCGCCAGATCAAGGTGCATGAACGCCATATCATGCCCGAGGAACTGGAAGCGTTCGAACAGTGCTGGCTGACCGGCACCGCCGCCGAGGTGACCCCGGTCGGGCAGATCGGCGATCACACCTTCGTCGTCGGCGACCTGACCCGCGAGATTGCCGCGGCCTACGAAAAACTGGTGCGGGAATAA
- a CDS encoding lytic transglycosylase → MSRTLCAMILTLILASCGGGHKAPPRNLNDACSIAKQRPEYMKAFRKAERKWGVPVPVQMATIYQESKFRGDARTPFNYVLGVIPMGRQSSAYGYSQALDGTWEEYRHETRRRGARRDRIRDATDFMGWYMNKSREKNGIALNDARNQYLAYHEGHLGYSRRSYRNKSWLMRVADDVEDRAQVYSAQLSACRR, encoded by the coding sequence ATGAGCAGAACGCTTTGCGCGATGATCCTGACGCTGATTCTGGCGTCCTGCGGTGGCGGCCACAAGGCGCCTCCGCGCAATCTCAACGATGCTTGCAGCATAGCCAAGCAGCGGCCCGAATACATGAAGGCGTTCCGGAAAGCGGAACGCAAATGGGGCGTGCCGGTGCCGGTGCAGATGGCGACCATCTACCAGGAAAGCAAGTTCCGGGGCGATGCGCGCACACCCTTCAACTATGTGCTGGGCGTGATCCCGATGGGCCGGCAGAGCAGCGCCTACGGGTATTCCCAGGCGCTGGACGGCACCTGGGAAGAGTATCGGCATGAAACCCGCCGTCGCGGCGCGCGGCGCGACCGGATTCGCGATGCCACCGACTTCATGGGCTGGTACATGAACAAGAGCCGCGAAAAGAACGGCATCGCGCTCAATGACGCGCGCAATCAGTATCTCGCCTATCACGAAGGTCACCTGGGCTATTCCCGCCGCTCCTACCGGAACAAGAGCTGGCTGATGCGGGTGGCCGACGATGTCGAGGACCGCGCCCAGGTCTACAGCGCCCAGCTGTCCGCCTGCCGCCGCTAG
- a CDS encoding ABC transporter ATP-binding protein, translating into MTALLDVRDLVVRFALPKTSFFGERPHLEAVRKVSFTLQEGRALGIVGESGSGKTTTAMAAIRLTTAAGGQVLFDGEDLLTLGDEAMRRRRRDVQLIFQDPYSSLNPRARVVDIVREPMDLMDIGTPRERLEKVRELFALVGLRPDQLNLFPHQFSGGQRQRISIARALTTNPRLLVCDEPVSALDVAIQAQILNLLARLKEDLKLSYLFISHDLGVVRHVCDDVAVMYLGRIVESAPRDALFDAPQHPYTQALLSAAPSLSRRKSKGYVRPLKISGDLPSPINPPPGCAFADRCPRAQAVCREQLPELLPHDGQGQVACHFAGSADI; encoded by the coding sequence ATGACCGCGTTGTTGGACGTGCGCGATCTGGTGGTGCGGTTCGCGCTGCCCAAGACATCGTTCTTCGGCGAACGCCCGCACCTCGAGGCGGTGCGCAAGGTATCCTTCACGCTGCAGGAAGGCCGCGCGCTGGGCATCGTGGGCGAAAGCGGCTCGGGCAAGACCACCACCGCGATGGCGGCGATCCGGCTGACGACCGCCGCTGGCGGGCAGGTGCTGTTCGATGGCGAGGACCTGCTGACGCTCGGCGACGAGGCGATGCGCCGGCGCCGCCGCGACGTGCAGCTGATCTTCCAGGATCCCTATTCATCGCTCAACCCGCGCGCCCGCGTGGTCGATATCGTGCGCGAGCCGATGGACCTGATGGACATCGGCACGCCGCGCGAAAGGCTCGAAAAGGTGCGCGAGCTGTTCGCGCTGGTGGGGCTTCGGCCGGACCAGCTCAACCTGTTCCCGCACCAGTTCTCCGGCGGGCAGCGGCAGCGGATCTCGATCGCGCGCGCCCTGACGACCAATCCCCGGCTGCTGGTCTGTGACGAACCGGTCAGCGCGCTGGACGTGGCGATCCAGGCCCAGATCCTGAACCTGCTGGCGCGGCTGAAGGAGGACCTGAAACTGTCCTACCTGTTCATCTCGCACGATCTGGGCGTGGTGCGGCATGTCTGCGACGATGTGGCGGTGATGTATCTGGGGCGCATCGTGGAAAGCGCGCCGCGCGATGCGCTGTTCGATGCGCCGCAACACCCCTATACGCAGGCGCTGCTGTCGGCCGCGCCGTCGCTGTCGCGGCGCAAGTCGAAGGGCTATGTGCGGCCGCTCAAGATCTCGGGCGATCTGCCCAGCCCGATCAACCCGCCGCCCGGCTGCGCCTTTGCCGATCGCTGCCCGCGCGCGCAGGCGGTCTGCCGTGAACAACTGCCCGAACTGTTGCCGCATGACGGCCAGGGGCAGGTGGCGTGCCACTTTGCCGGCTCGGCCGATATCTGA
- a CDS encoding response regulator — MSGLDAHLLIVDDDERIRELLKKFLIRNGFLVTAARDAAHARRVLSGLDFDLIVMDVMMPGEDGVSLTRSLRETMPTPILLLTARGETEHRIAGLEAGADDYLPKPFEPKELLLRINAILRRMPDTPTEQVVPQVLHLGPIRYDMERGELWQGEDPVRLTATEIQLMRIFSAHPGEPVSRTRLVEELGRDRGQAQERAVDVQITRLRRKIEPDPKQPRYLQTVRGEGYMLAPD; from the coding sequence ATGAGCGGGCTCGACGCGCATCTGCTGATCGTGGACGATGATGAACGCATCCGCGAACTGCTGAAGAAATTCCTGATCCGCAACGGTTTCCTGGTCACGGCGGCCCGCGACGCGGCCCATGCGCGGCGGGTCCTGTCGGGGCTGGACTTCGACCTGATCGTGATGGACGTGATGATGCCGGGCGAAGACGGGGTCAGCCTGACCCGCAGCCTGCGCGAAACCATGCCCACGCCGATCCTGCTGCTGACCGCGCGCGGCGAAACCGAGCATCGTATCGCCGGTCTGGAGGCAGGGGCGGACGATTACCTGCCCAAGCCGTTCGAGCCGAAGGAGTTGCTGCTGCGGATCAACGCGATTCTGCGGCGGATGCCGGATACGCCGACCGAACAGGTGGTGCCGCAGGTCCTGCATCTCGGTCCGATCCGCTATGACATGGAACGCGGCGAGTTGTGGCAGGGCGAGGACCCGGTGCGGCTGACCGCGACCGAGATCCAGCTGATGCGGATATTCTCGGCCCATCCCGGCGAGCCGGTCAGCCGGACCCGCCTGGTCGAGGAACTGGGCCGCGATCGCGGACAGGCGCAGGAACGGGCGGTCGATGTGCAGATCACCCGGTTGCGGCGCAAGATCGAGCCGGACCCGAAACAGCCGCGTTATCTGCAGACGGTGCGGGGCGAAGGCTACATGTTGGCCCCGGACTGA
- a CDS encoding citrate lyase subunit alpha, whose amino-acid sequence MADLPDAIDGYGPVRPFGVAAAPVPPRPPRAPVVPRRLSGVNGLRDAIAAAGLRDGATISFHHHLRNGDDVMRQVLVACRAAGLRDLHIAPSSLFPCHAALIPFLRDGTVTGITTAYVTGPLADAIRAGDLARPAVLQTHGGRADAIESGRLGIDAAFVAAPAVDATGNLSGAAGPNACGPLGYAMVDAAHARHVIAVTDHSATDLPRICIPATRVDMIVSVDSIGAAAQIASGTTGRPPSAPGRAIAELTARLIAASGLLRDGFSFQTGAGATSLAVARALAPGMTARGITGDFAAGGITGPLVAMFRDGLFNRLWDVQAFDLEAVASYAADAGHLAMSAAHYASPARADAICNRLDVMILGAAEIDRAFNVNVTCAGDGRIIGGSGGHADTAAGATLPIVTTTLAAGGFAKVVDRLTCRTTPGATIGAVVTEAGIAIHPSRPELADRARHAGLSLVAIDDLARRARDGTRVGKHRTGDRPVVAVCEYRDGSVIDVIRA is encoded by the coding sequence TTGGCGGACCTGCCCGATGCCATTGACGGCTACGGTCCGGTCCGCCCTTTCGGCGTGGCGGCTGCGCCTGTTCCGCCGCGCCCGCCCCGTGCCCCGGTTGTCCCGCGCCGCCTGAGCGGCGTGAACGGCCTGCGCGATGCCATCGCCGCGGCCGGGCTGCGCGACGGCGCCACGATTTCCTTTCATCACCACCTGCGCAACGGCGATGACGTGATGCGCCAGGTTCTTGTCGCCTGCCGCGCGGCGGGGCTGCGCGACCTGCATATTGCGCCCTCGTCCCTGTTTCCCTGCCATGCCGCGCTGATCCCCTTTCTGCGCGACGGCACCGTGACCGGGATCACCACCGCCTATGTGACCGGCCCGCTGGCCGACGCGATCCGGGCGGGAGACCTGGCGCGCCCGGCGGTGCTGCAGACCCATGGCGGGCGGGCCGATGCCATCGAAAGCGGGCGGCTGGGCATCGACGCCGCCTTTGTCGCCGCCCCGGCGGTCGATGCGACGGGCAACCTGAGCGGCGCCGCCGGGCCTAACGCCTGCGGGCCGCTGGGCTACGCGATGGTCGATGCCGCCCATGCCCGCCATGTCATTGCCGTGACCGATCACAGCGCGACCGACCTGCCGCGCATCTGCATCCCGGCGACACGGGTGGACATGATCGTGTCCGTCGACAGCATCGGCGCCGCCGCGCAGATCGCCTCGGGCACGACCGGTCGCCCGCCATCGGCACCGGGCCGGGCGATCGCGGAGCTGACCGCGCGCCTGATCGCCGCGTCGGGCCTGCTGCGCGATGGGTTCAGTTTTCAAACCGGGGCCGGCGCGACCTCGCTGGCAGTGGCACGCGCCCTCGCCCCCGGGATGACCGCCCGCGGCATCACCGGCGATTTCGCCGCCGGCGGCATCACCGGCCCGCTGGTGGCCATGTTCCGCGACGGGCTGTTCAACCGGCTTTGGGACGTGCAGGCCTTCGATCTCGAGGCGGTGGCGTCCTATGCCGCGGATGCCGGCCACCTGGCGATGTCGGCGGCGCACTATGCGTCGCCCGCGCGGGCCGATGCGATCTGCAACAGGCTCGACGTGATGATCCTCGGCGCGGCCGAAATCGACCGGGCGTTCAACGTCAACGTCACCTGCGCCGGTGACGGGCGGATCATCGGCGGCTCGGGCGGACATGCGGACACCGCCGCGGGGGCAACATTGCCCATCGTCACCACCACGCTTGCGGCGGGCGGCTTTGCCAAGGTCGTGGACCGCCTCACCTGCCGCACCACCCCCGGCGCCACCATCGGCGCGGTGGTCACCGAGGCGGGTATCGCCATTCACCCGTCGCGCCCGGAGCTTGCCGACCGCGCCCGGCACGCGGGGCTGTCTCTGGTCGCCATCGACGATCTGGCGCGCCGCGCGCGCGATGGCACGCGCGTCGGCAAACATAGGACCGGCGACCGCCCGGTCGTCGCTGTCTGCGAATATCGTGACGGGTCGGTGATCGACGTGATCCGGGCCTGA
- the hspQ gene encoding heat shock protein HspQ — protein MLKSAAKFHLGQVVRHRVYPFRGVIFDVDPEFANTEDWYEAIPEDIRPRREQPFYHLLAENDESYYVAYVSEQNLLPDATGGPVGHPSIPDLFGPYEDGSYPLDVQMN, from the coding sequence ATGCTGAAAAGCGCTGCGAAATTTCATCTCGGCCAGGTGGTGCGGCACCGGGTCTACCCGTTTCGCGGGGTGATTTTCGATGTCGACCCGGAATTCGCGAACACCGAGGACTGGTACGAAGCGATCCCCGAGGACATCCGCCCCCGGCGCGAGCAGCCGTTTTACCACCTGCTGGCCGAAAACGACGAATCCTATTACGTCGCCTATGTTTCGGAACAGAACCTGCTGCCGGATGCAACCGGCGGGCCGGTGGGGCATCCGTCGATCCCCGACCTGTTCGGCCCCTATGAGGACGGCAGCTATCCCTTGGATGTGCAGATGAACTGA